One genomic segment of Sphingorhabdus sp. M41 includes these proteins:
- a CDS encoding CvpA family protein, with protein sequence MTGLDIFVLVSMGGAAVLGFLRGFVQEALSLLVWIVVVVGVRFLHTPIYERLISPVGSESGASVLAFVSIVIVIYALGRWIARSIGARSRKSVLGPIDRVLGFGFGMIKGLIGATLLYLLAVLVYDTIYGADEPRPEWLANSRTYPLLNASGKAMVDFVEEQRKSTDEQAVADQ encoded by the coding sequence ATGACGGGTCTTGATATATTTGTACTGGTTTCGATGGGCGGAGCGGCGGTTCTTGGATTCCTAAGGGGATTCGTTCAGGAAGCGCTTTCCTTGCTTGTCTGGATAGTGGTTGTGGTCGGCGTGCGATTTTTGCACACGCCGATTTATGAGCGGCTGATCAGCCCGGTGGGCAGCGAGAGCGGAGCCTCCGTGCTGGCTTTTGTATCGATCGTCATCGTTATCTATGCGCTGGGTCGGTGGATCGCCAGATCAATCGGCGCACGTTCGCGCAAATCCGTTCTCGGTCCGATTGATCGCGTGCTCGGCTTCGGTTTTGGCATGATCAAGGGGCTGATCGGCGCGACCTTGCTCTATTTGCTGGCAGTTCTGGTCTATGACACCATCTATGGCGCGGACGAACCGCGACCGGAATGGCTCGCGAACTCTCGTACTTACCCGCTGCTGAACGCAAGTGGAAAAGCCATGGTCGACTTTGTGGAGGAACAGCGAAAGTCGACCGACGAGCAGGCG